From Triticum aestivum cultivar Chinese Spring chromosome 7B, IWGSC CS RefSeq v2.1, whole genome shotgun sequence:
TCGCAGGATTTAACAAAGATATGAAGTGTCGATAGGCAAAAATGGTGTTGCTATCACTAATGGAGAATTTCTATGGAGGTCGTTTGAATCTAGATCTAAATAGCAGGCAATGTTGGTATGAACCGAAGAAAGTCGATGAACTACGATGAGATACTAAGAACGGTGAAGCATTGCCACATATCTAAAGGAAGAAATGAGTCATACCTGGATGTGGCAAACGACTTCGGGATGATCTTGAGCAGCTTTGACGGTGGCACGCGCGAAGAAGGGGATGCGATTGATGTCGCTGGAGGACTCACGATTGCACGGCGGCAGAGCTCCGGTAGTGGGAGACCGAGGCGCAAGGAAGAAGGAGTAGGGGACCGACATGGTAAAAAGTGGAGTCCGAGCCCCTATGGCTGTCGTTACAAGGTAAAGAGAAGGGGAAGAGGTAGGCGGAAAATAAAGGAGGCACAATAACTTTTCGAGTAAGGGACGCCTTGATTTTCGGGCCTAACAAATATACATAAAAGATTCGCTGTGATGTCACACTTGAGCTCCTGAAATtctggaagatgacgtcacagtTCAAAAGAGATAGAAAATGTTAAGTTTGGAAGTATCATAAGCCGAAACTAATGGCCCGGCCACGATGCAGATTCGAAAGGGGAAAATGACCCGGAATTTTTATCAGTCTGAAGAtcaacatggatgaatccaagtcaatctggggccaatgttggggatataaccccacggtatgacccgccCATTCAGGGCCGGGTTATCCAGTGGCGGCATAAAAGAATAAGACTGGACTGCGGCTATCCAGACCTCAAGGCCCATGGGGACGACTCATAGAGTGGGCCGGCTAATGGCCTAGTGTCTGAGGCGGCGGCTTACCGAAGGGTTTCGTAATTCCCTTACTTGGGAAACAAGACAAGTAGGAAACAGATTAGGGCATGGTTTGTAGCACAACCCGGATTCTGTTGTAAGCCCAGGGCCttgacctgtatataaaggggaggTTCTAAGGCAGAAAGACTAAATTACAATCCCTCGAGTACTAGGTTAGCTAAGTCgcacccttgtaatcgagatcatcatcatcaatatcaatcaagcaggaagtaggctattaccttcatcgagaggggtcgaacctgggtaaacccttgTCTTTCGATTTCGATCAACCCCATTCAAGCTACTACCTCGCggcgatggcctcacgactaagtcctttcacgatgacatctgccgtgacaaaaccatgacattCTTCATTGAGAAGATCAGCTCAGTCTTGATGCTCAAGGGAGTTGTGGACACGAGGGTACCGATGACCTTGGACAACGACGCCAGGATCCGGAGCTCCCCCGAATCTGCAGGAGCACACCGAGAACCACTTGGAAGCGTTGAATTTGCCCATCGTCGCCGCCAGTGGTGGAGATTTGCGCGTTTGGGAAAGGACATGTGGCAGCTTGGTGGTGTAGGGCTTGCATCCGCTATCGGGCGACTTAAATAGTCGGGGCAGGCAGATTGGCGCTGCTTCAATGCGGGCAGCGACCGAAGTAGGCTTCTCAGTCGCCGCGTCGGGGTGAATGTTGTGTCGACTAGCCGACATGAATATGGGTAAGCGGTCGCCCAGTCATGTCTGCTCTGACCGGCATGAATGCAAGGCGAAGGGTTCCAGAGCGAAGTAAGAGAGGGGAGTTTTAGGTGGGTCGATGTTATCAGAGTCCAACGTGACGGACGTCCGCAAACCTTTTCTTGTGGGTTTGGGAGAGGACAGGTGGCGGCTTGGTGGTGAAGAGCTTGCATCCGCGGTCGCGTGACTTAAATAGTCGGGGCAGGCAGATTGGCGCTGCTTCAATGCGGGCAACGACCGGAGTAGGCTTCTCAGTCGCTGCGCCGGGTGAATGCCGTGTCGATCAGCCGACATGAATGTGGGTAAGCGGTCGCCCAGTCATGTCCGCTCTGGCCGGCATGAATGTAGGGCGGAGGGTTCTAGAGCGGAGAAAGagaaaggagtttcaggtgggtcCATGTTGTCGGAGTCCAACGTGACAGGCGTCGGCAAACCTTCCTTAGTTTGATGTCGGTTAGTGAGATTTCGAACGTTCAGACCAGTTAAGACAAATTTGTTGGCCGTCATTGGATAGAAAAATGTCCGGATCCTTTCTCTTCGAAACATTTGCGGGTCGATTTGACAGGCGGAAAAAAGATTGATAGGCGAGACACTCCCCCATGCCTTTCGGTTTTCTTTTGGTGCAGCCGCGTGGGTCCGGGTGGCCCGTTCAAAGATTCCTAGGCCCGCCGTGCATGACAGACGGATATGCTTGATGATGCTACCAGCTGACAGCTGCTCGTACCAGTACCAGATGACAGCAATACTGTATCACTTGGTAGTACCGAGTCCCGACCCATTCCTGACATGCTGCAACATTCATTTGGATTTATGAGAGTACATCGTGTTTTCCCGAGGATTAGGACCGATCCTTTGGCATGAAAGATGGTCTCACCCAAGAGGTTAAGGGCCATTCTTGTTTCTAACGaaacataatactccctccgtccctaaatataagtctttgtgggaatttcactatgaaccacatacggatgtatatagatgcatttaaagtgtagattcactcgttttgtgctgtatgtagttcatagtgaaatctctacaaagacttatatttaggaacggagggagtactagattttGTCATGAGTCCGACAACAAACCCCTGCTTGTTGGGAACAAAAAAGATGGAGCCAGCAAATGAGGGAGGATATAGATGGTTTATTTTGATCCCCTGGCGTGCAGGAACTGACAAAGCGAGTGGCATCCCGTTCGTGTCACCGTCACTCCTAACGCGATGGCCATGGTCTCCGTAAGATCATTAAACTTTGCAATCAATGTTTCTCAAACGCAGACGACTCTGCAAGTTAAGGCAAAGACAAAAGCAAGATGGCTTTCAGTAGGTACACAGCCTCCTTGTAGAACACACTTGCATACGTACAGGTGCAGCTGTAGGGAGTCAACGGTGCTGGCTTGTCAACCTTCTCCTCCTGCAACCTCATCATTTCATGCCTTGGATTGATTGATTGGCTCACAGATCAAAGGTCACCACCACGAAATGCAAAATCAGTCATCTCCCGCTCtgctcttttccttcttcaccacCAAGGCTTTGGGCTCGCACGTAACTTTGTGTCACTTTTCATGTCTAGGTTATCTATGTGTAGGAGTAGTACCCCCATGATATAGTGACACCACATTACTTTCCCTTTTTGTTCTCTTCATTATATAAGCAGGCTATCTATGTGTAGCTAGGATACCCCGAAGAGTTTGAGCAGAAAATGATACCTGGTACAAACAAAGAGTAGGAAGAAACGATAGTAAACAGTGCCGATCACCACATACAGTTTGGGCCAAAACATGCAACAAAGCTTTATACGTACTATATACCGGAAGCAAACGCTAATACTCCCTCCAGTCCATATTATTTGTCACTCAAATGAATGTATCTGGATGTTTGAATGACAAGtactaatatggatcggagggagggAGTATGAGATTTAATAATAAAAAAGGAGAAGACACGGCCCCATTGCACATTTTGAGTCAAAGCTAGAAACGACTATGGAAAACATAAAACCCAAGCAACATGAataaaagtgaagtgactgaaacataaaactcaaggaacataattcGCGAGCAAGAAAGGCATGAAAGCTAATTCTGTAGCACTGGTAGATTTTTTGAAACAATGGtaaaagatttgcctcatatatTAAATAAGAGGAGAAAGAGTTTGAATGAATTACAACATCCctacggaacaaaatcaactactCTCGCGGCATCATTGACCCCAATTTTTTTGCTCCTGCGGCCACCCAAAGCGCCACATTCTTCTTGAGATTATCTAGGAGAACCATCGGCAGCGCGTTCTTTTGACAGAAGACGTGAACATTTCGCTCATTTCAGATTGGTCCAGGAGGCAAGCATGACAAGGGAGGCCATGACCTTCCTATTTGGCAAGGAATTGTCGGAGAGCCTAATCCACCAATCCTTAGTGGACCAAAAGAGGTGCCAGGAAGAGGTGTCAAGGTGATCAAGCTGCAGCCATGCCTTGATCATGCCCCAAACTCTGACCATGAACCTACACTTGAAGAGAAGGTGGTCGACGGACTCTTGCACCTGCTTGCAAAGATATCACCAATTCTAGAAATGTCCATCGTGTAGAAACAAACATGAAAACTAGCGATTTCATGGTCAAGATGACATCCCTTCCTATGTACACcttctgttcccaaatataagacGTTCTGGGAGTTCAATTTAAACTgccaaaatgtcttatatttaggaacagagaggtAGTACATGCTAATGAGATAATGGACAGCACCCAGGCATCAACCTGGAGCATGTCCCAATTCAatgagttatgaacaaaagaaacTGATTGCTGAGATGAAGCATTACGATGCAGAGGAGTAAATAATTCAAGGAAAAACAAGAACCACGATTAGTCACGATATCCAGAGGTCTTCTCAACAGTCAACCACAATGTTAAATCGTTGTGCTAGAGCACACTTACAACAAGGAAAACTTCGAATTTGAGGGCAGTGACAAGTAAAGCATGCTATGATTACGCCCCAAGAACACACAAGTTCCCTCTTGTAAGGCCGCCTTTGGCAGCATGCAGGAGCAACACAACTACACGGTTCTAGACAACGTTTTCTCAACCTGAATTCATGGGAAAAATCAACCTTGGTGTTTCATCAGCCAGAGATCACTTTGGGTAGAGAATATCATAGTGACCAGGCCGGTAGAGCAGAGTAATGTAAGGTTTCTCCTCAGCCGGATTTAATCCCATTGCAGCATCACCTTCAGAGGAATTGGTTGCAGGGATGAAATCATGGTGGTTCACGCTTAGATTGCCTGTGTCACAAGAGCTTCGGTCTAGGTACATCACGCGGATTGGCACCCCTAACGCATCTGACAGAGCAATAATGTGCACATGGTCGCTTTCCTCGCCCATTGGCTCCACAGAAGACTTGCAAAACTGCAATGCGATTTACAAATCAGGGTCAGTCCCTCGACTGCATATCTATGGACAGCAGACAACTTAACTGAAGTTTAATTAAAACATGTAGGATAGCACCACACAAACACAGGTGAATACATTATCTCTTGTCCTAACATGGCTAAAACCATGGAATAGGAAAAGATAGGATAATACATTATGGGAAGTTAAATTCTACAGGAATTCAAATGCTGGCACAAAGTAGAAGTTGTTCGGCTGCACCACAGGATAAGAACATGAACTTTCTCGAAAGCTTAGGTGTTTGCCATAGTTGTCTTATAAACAAAGGGAAAATTCTTTTGGAACTGAATGCAAAATAGTCCATAGGAAAAATTCTGATGGTTACCAATCCTCCAAATCAAAAGGCTCCAGATGAAATATTCGTAAGGAATAAAATCCTCCGAAATTCCTCATCACAGAGGCCTATCCCTCGAAGAATAGTCCACTGCTTACAGAGCTGCTAATCTATCCTACTCACATGATATCTAGTGTTAGCTTTGTGTAATAATTCTAAAGGAAACTGGCCCTGTACTCCTGTAGGAATACTGCCTACGAACACAAACCAAGGCACCATACCTAACTAATGGTTAAAAACCCATACTAAATGGCATACTATAATCTCACCAGTCAACCTGTTTAGCAGCATTTAAGGCTGGGGCATGGAGTGAAACTATTGCAAGAACACTCTTGATTTCCACAATTCACATGCAATGCAAAACGACAACTCCCAATCAAATAGACTTACACGACAAACAGGACAGTGCATTACATGTTGACAAGGGGTATATACATGACTACTGGTACAATGTCTATGTTCCCACGACCCAATGTTGCATACAAGAACAAAGCAAAGAAGCTAACCTGAGCCACGGTCGAATTTGTCAAGCCAGAAATAAATGGTTCAAAGAACTCAGCCCTCCTTTGAATTTCACCAGAGGTAACAAACCTAAAGAACATGACAACTAAAGAAGACACAATAAGAAAATAGTGTTATCATAGTCAAGAAAGATACATCATAAATATCTGATTGTACAAACCATAATCAGAAGTCGTTTGATCCCTGGTTCTTTCTAGAAGTTCTTCAGGCCTAAGGATACAAGAAAACAAAACAGATTCACCACAAAAGCAAAACTCTGATAATGGCCATGCCATACAATGTGAACAGTTAAAAAATGCCTCTTCCAACAACACTTATTTCCTTTTGTTCATATGAGATTATGCCTTAAGGAGACAAACACAACTATAGAATATTTACCCAATAGAAGTTTCATGCCCCTGCAGAACATTTTGCAGCTCCTCAATGAACATCTGAGGATAACAATGGAGAAAAATATTCAGCAAGGACTAAGGAGGCAAATTATGAGTCCAGGGAGTATTTAACAAAACAATAATTCTATTTTTCAAATACAGATTAATCGGCAAGGCTCAAGTTCTTCGATATGAGCATCTCTACTTACCCATCATTTTCAACCAATGCATATCATATACCAACAGAGCTCCCAACAAAACCATAAAACATAATAAAGACCATTTCGCTGGGCACAATGCATGGCATTCAGAAAGACAGTGTAtaatatttagttattaacaactAAGAATACTGTATATATCTCAGCGGACTTTACTCATAAAGAGCAACAAACCAATGCATTCATCAAGGGATTGAAGAAAAGGTGTGCAGTATGCTTACTTAGATCAACAGTTGTGACAGTTAACAGTGCACAGGAGTTACAGGCAGGCATTTACTTTATTTTTCATTACAGAAAAAAACCCGCAAGTTCCTGATTACCAACGAGTCATCTAGCAAATTCCCCAGAGACGCATAGAAGGAATTGCAAACAAGTGCACATAGACAGAAGGGGCACATCTAAAAGCTATTCAAGTGAGGAAGATCAGATGGAGTGGAGCAAAAAGTGATACAGAATGGGGCAACTAAGGAGAGATGCAAAAAGCAAACATTGCATAGACTTACAGAGAAGAAGTCTTCAAAAGTGAATTCAATGTATCCAAGACCCGAAAGTGTCTTCTTGCACTGTTCAATGTTTTTTAGGATGCGCTCAACCTCAGCTCTATCTTGTGTCTCAAGGATATGTTCCTAGCAGCAAACCAAACAATCGTCAAATTATGAACAGATGTACTTTGAGTGAAAACCAACACCACAAATACTACCAGGTAGGAGAACATAAAGCTTCGATAAAAGCAGTTTCCATCTCCTCGTGTTCGTCTTAAAGCATCATATTGTTCACCAAGCAACTGcaggttaagcaagaaaacttatGGAACAAACTGAAGCACCATAAAAATGGCACACTGGATGAAGAAAAATAATACAGTTATCATGTATCAGAACAAGCAAACGAACAACAACCTTTATTTTCTCCTGTAAAATGGGGCTGCCAGACTGGAACTCTGCTGCTAAGGCGGAGAGAGGTTCCTGCAAGATTCAGAAGATGCCAGTCAGATAAACAAGTTGATAAGATACAACAGTAATTAATATGGAAGGCAAAACAAAAGCAGCAGAACAAAATCAACACCATAAATATACAGATAACCATAACAGTACGTTAAATAGCATTTGAATTCACAAGTACCGCCAAATGCACTTGAGATATCCAACTAGTTGACCGAAATGAAGAGAATAAGATGTTATTTCATTTGACATGAAAACTGCGTGGATGTCGCTCCACAACATCTCATATGGCTTTCTGTCATGTCATTTTTGAACTTCAAACTTCAAGCATAACAGCACATTTTAGAGAAACCCTGGCATAGACTAGGCTCAACTTCTGAGGTAAAGTAGAACCAAATTTTGTTCTCCAGTTTGAGTGCCGAGTTGCCCTTAACTTTTCATAGGCTATtcctacattgacaagcttgaacAAACTCGCTCAGTCTGTTACCTACTGTACTGCACACCAGAAGATTAAACAAAGGGCTCGGCCAGCCATAATAAACCCTTGATCCTATAACAGAACATGAATTGCTCCCCGTGTATCCAACCTTAGCCATTTCAAACGACAATTGGCCAACGAAACTAAATTCCAGGACAATAGTTACCAGAACCAACATTCGCATACTGCTGGACCAATAGGATCGAATCAACAAAAGGTCTCGGCCAAAAATGGGCACCAGAGTGGCAACACCAAGTGTGAATGTGTGATGATCCCGGCCAAGTATACCACGAGGATGAACAAACGACAGACCTATAGCGACGTAGAGTGAGAGTGAGAGAGGAGTGGAGATGCCTCACCTTGTTACCGATGTACGGTACCTGGGGTCCCTCGGgcttggggtcggggtcggggtcgccgCAGCAGGCGTGGTAGTAGTCCCCGCCCATGGAGAGCTCCACCGACACGGTCTCCGGGCTCAACCGGTGCGAGTTAGGGTCAGGCCCGGCCCCATCGCTTCCTCCCCCCTCGACGGGCGGCGCGGGGGCCGGCGGGGGCGCGTCGCCCATGGCCGCGTCCTCGGGGGCCGGTGCCGCGGCGCCGGtgtcgccgccgtccgccgccttgcGCTTGCGGGCGCTCGCGTCGGCCGCCTCCCGCGCCAGCTTCGCGTCGCGTGTGGGTGGGTGGGGATGGGCGTCAGGTTGTGGGTGTGGGCTCCGGACGGAGTTCGAGACGACGGCTTCGATTCGGGCGGAGGAGACCTTCGCTTTTGTGGCAGTCGGAGATCTCGCCGCAGGCGAAAAAAAGGGTAGTGCGTGTCGTTTTGCAGATAAGCCCTTCGCGTCATCCACCTTCATGATGTACTTCGTGACCCCGACATGTGGGGCTGACGCAGCGGGCCTGCGTTCCATTTTCAGGAAGTTAACGCTGTTTCTGTTGGACCACCGCCCTACTCCATTTCCGCACGCCACCTCTCGATCTGGATAACCATCCATGACAGGTGGTCCCTGATTTACAGGTGGGACCTACATTCTGGCTGACAGGTCGTACTTCCGTGCTCGCGGTGACGCCGCGTCGCCGCCGGCGATCAGATCCAGTGCTTCTCGTAggtagcggcgtcggcggcggtcatGTGGTCGACCGCGTCGTCGTGGTGGGCCCACCACCACATACGCCTCCTTCTCCCGGCcctcttcctcgccgccgccctcttcttcttcctcgcctctccgCGCTCATCCCCATCCTTCTTCGCCCTACCAGCCTCCAGGTACGCGCCCCGCCCCGACCTGGCATATCAGGTTCTTCTGGACTCTTCCTGGAAGTTACAGATCCCCCGCATTGGGTTTTCCCGCAGGGAGCATTCGCCGTCAGGGTCGCGGCTCATATGGGAGCAGCGGCGTTTGGCGGAGTGGCGGCCGTGCGAGTGGTGGCAGACGGCAATGCCCGGTGAGGCCTTGTGTGCTTCGTGGTTTTCGGTCAGAGTTTAGGATTAGCTTGAGTTGCGGTGATGATTGGTTTCTATCCccgctctccttcagcagctccgtcGACGAGGAATGGCTACATCAGGATAGATTGCTACGGCGGCCTCAACCAGCTGCGGCGCGATGTATGTTAAACTTGGTTTATCCTCCTTGTAATGGAGTAAGACTTCCTTTTCTTATGTAGTGTTAAACTTGGATCATTTGGCCATGCACTGGATGCACAAGTGACAAGTATAGGCTCGTGGAGTCAATAATGGGATCATATGAAGCTTAGGTCGCATTGTATAGAATGTTGTGCAGTGGTGTGCGTTGTCGATTGGCTTTGTTACGAGCTCCTCGGTTGTAATTATTCTGGCCTCTGGTGCAATTGTTCTGCAGCTGTGCGATGGAATTGCGGTTGCACGTCTTCTGAACGCCACAATGGTTCTGCCCAAGTTTGAGGTTGCTGCATACTGGAACGAGTCTAGGTACTGGAGTCACTTGGGGGGAAACGAAGGCTTCTACTGTTGTTGCTATGTAGTGCACTTCTGTTCAAACTAATCATGTGCTTATCGGAATGCTTTGTCAGTGGTTTTGCAGACGTGTTTGATGTTGATCACTTCATTGAGCAAACTAGAGGTTATGTGGAGGTGGTCAAGGATATGCCCGAGGAGATATCGTTGAAAGAGCCATTTAAGGTCGATTGCCGAAAACAGAAAGGACATTTTGATTATGTAGAAACAGTTCTTCCAGCTCTTTTACAACATCGATATATTTCTCTGACACCTGCCATGAGCCAAAGAAAAGATAGGTATTGCCCAATTATCTAGTTGATACCTGAAATCTGCTTTCCATTTTTTTCCAAGCTATTTTGTTCATTGTTCACGTCAAATGTCTCGAATTGTATCTGCTGCTGAGGATCTTAGCATAATGTGAAGGGTGGATATATAATAATAAGGCTGGCGATGAAGTTCTCCACTGCTAGAATTCTTGTGTCTTTGGGCACGTATGTCTACCTGTAACTTAAAGTAGATAGATTGCAGTAAtcatttcaaaaaaataaaaaattgcagtAGTAGGAGTTCCTTGTACTATGAAGCAGATTCCATGAGACATAGTATAATCAAGCAGTGTAGAAAATCATATGCATTAGCCAAATTTATGTTTGTTTAGATGTCTGATATAACCATGCAATTATTTCCCTATGTTTATCTTTTTGTTGCTCAGTGCAATATTGGAAGTGAATATGTTAATCAACCTTTGAATTTGACATGCTGCCTTGATATCCAAAACTGTACAGTCTCATATAAAAGTTATCTTCAAAGCTTTATAGCCCTCCCCCCTTTCACTTTGCACTCATCTTGAGCTCACATAACTGGAATAAATACACCGACACACTATATTCTCGCGTGATAACTTTGTTTAATTAAGATGGCAATTAATGCAAGACAACAACAAAGACGTGCCCTGATTTGTTGGTTACATGACTAAATTACtaactccaacaacaacaacaacaaagccttttccgcaaccaactcatggttctggcacatggatagctagcttccatgcacccctgccCATGGCTAGTTCTTTCGTGAACttccagtccttcagatctctctttacggactcctcccatgtcaactttggtctaccccgacctctcttgatataatcagcacgctttagccgtccgctatgcactggcctgcactgaatatgcccaaaccatctcagatgatgctggacaagcttctcttcaattggtgctaccccaactctatccctTATATCATCATTTCGGACTCGATCCTTcattgtgtggccacacatccatctgaACATGCACCTCTCCGCCTATGTTTTTAAGGCGTCTGTAAGNNNNNNNNNNNNNNNNNNNNNNNNNNNNNNNNNNNNNNNNNNNNNNNNNNNNNNNNNNNNNNNNNNNNNNNNNNNNNNNNNNNNNNNNNNNNNNNNNNNNNNNNNNNNNNNNNNNNNNNNNNNNNNNNNNNNNNNNNNNNNNNNNNNNNNNNNNNNNNNNNNNNNNNNNNNNNNNNNNNNNNNNNNNNNNNNNNNNNNNNNNNNNNNNNNNNNNNNNNNNNNNNNNNNNNNNNNNNNNNNNNNNNNNNNNNNNNNNNNNNNNNNNNNNNNNNNNNNNNNNNNNNNNNNNNNNNNNNNNNNNNNNNNNNNNTAGACCttactgttgaacatgtcgccttcaCACTCTTTACCAACTCCAACAACTTCAAATTACCTAAACCTGTTTTGTTGTCTGCTTTGTGATACGATGACCTACTGATAAATTTGTGCTAGGTTCTGTTATAATGATTGTCATCAGTCCAAGAATATTGTATAATCCACAAGATGTAGATTTGGGGAGAATAAAGTCATTAAGATAACTAGTAGTATAAACTTAGTTTGTGTTACTCTATAGTTAGCTCTTTGCAATGCAACAATGATTTCATGGTTTGCAATTTTTCTATTCATTGTCATTGATTTAATTGCTGACTTCTGTCGATTTTAAACTTATTGCTGTGGTGAGGCTGCCTTTTTCCCATGCTGATGTATATGCCTGTATTTTCTCAGATATCCATCACATGCGAAAGCTTGTTACTGCCAAGGTTGCTACAATGCACTCAAGTTGAACAAGAAGGTGGAAGCCAAAGCTATGGAGCTTCTCCAAGCGATACCAAAACCTTTCTTATCACTTCACCTTAGATTTGAACCAGATATGGTTGCCTACAGTCGATGTGAATACAGTGCCCTTTCTTCCAAATCACTGGATGCTATTGAAGCTGCACGTGGGGAGGACAGGAATGTATTGGTTGGTGATGCTGCTCATCTGTGGAGGAACCGTGGAAAGTGCCCTCTAACACCAGGTGAAACAGCATTTATCCTCCAAGCACTAGGTATTCCTACGGAGACAAGCATTTATTTAGCTGCTGGGGATGGGCTAATGGAACTTGACGGCTTCACTTCGGTCTACAAAAATATGTATACTAAATCATCTCTCCTGACTCATGAAGATTTTGAGAGAATGCATGGCAACACAAAAGCTGCTCTTGACTACTATGTTTCAGTCAACAGCGATGCTTATGCTACCACGTTCTTTGGAAATATGGATAAGATGGTAACTGCAATGCGAACAATGCAAGGGCTACAGAAGACATTGGTCTTGAGTAGGAGGGCCTTCGCAAATTACACGGCTGCTGGACTGGCAGGGGACCAACTAGCTAAGGCCATGTGGGATGCTCATCGAGAGGATTATATCATGGGGAGGGGATTAGCTCTCCCTGAACATTGCTTCTGTGAGTTCAAGTTGTAGCACAAATGAGCCCATATAACACAAGGGCTAGTCTACATAGCCACCTTCCAATTGGTAGCGCTAATAGATCGCATTGTGGCTGAGTTGCTACTGCAGTGGGCGTCATGCCCAGTCTTCAGAAGAAACTGTTCTTCAT
This genomic window contains:
- the LOC123161117 gene encoding O-fucosyltransferase 13 isoform X2, whose product is MWSTASSWWAHHHIRLLLPALFLAAALFFFLASPRSSPSFFALPASREHSPSGSRLIWEQRRLAEWRPCEWWQTAMPAPSTRNGYIRIDCYGGLNQLRRDLCDGIAVARLLNATMVLPKFEVAAYWNESSGFADVFDVDHFIEQTRGYVEVVKDMPEEISLKEPFKVDCRKQKGHFDYVETVLPALLQHRYISLTPAMSQRKDRYPSHAKACYCQGCYNALKLNKKVEAKAMELLQAIPKPFLSLHLRFEPDMVAYSRCEYSALSSKSLDAIEAARGEDRNVLVGDAAHLWRNRGKCPLTPGETAFILQALGIPTETSIYLAAGDGLMELDGFTSVYKNMYTKSSLLTHEDFERMHGNTKAALDYYVSVNSDAYATTFFGNMDKMVTAMRTMQGLQKTLVLSRRAFANYTAAGLAGDQLAKAMWDAHREDYIMGRGLALPEHCFCEFKL
- the LOC123161117 gene encoding O-fucosyltransferase 13 isoform X1, which encodes MWSTASSWWAHHHIRLLLPALFLAAALFFFLASPRSSPSFFALPASREHSPSGSRLIWEQRRLAEWRPCEWWQTAMPAAPSTRNGYIRIDCYGGLNQLRRDLCDGIAVARLLNATMVLPKFEVAAYWNESSGFADVFDVDHFIEQTRGYVEVVKDMPEEISLKEPFKVDCRKQKGHFDYVETVLPALLQHRYISLTPAMSQRKDRYPSHAKACYCQGCYNALKLNKKVEAKAMELLQAIPKPFLSLHLRFEPDMVAYSRCEYSALSSKSLDAIEAARGEDRNVLVGDAAHLWRNRGKCPLTPGETAFILQALGIPTETSIYLAAGDGLMELDGFTSVYKNMYTKSSLLTHEDFERMHGNTKAALDYYVSVNSDAYATTFFGNMDKMVTAMRTMQGLQKTLVLSRRAFANYTAAGLAGDQLAKAMWDAHREDYIMGRGLALPEHCFCEFKL
- the LOC123161117 gene encoding O-fucosyltransferase 13 isoform X3, whose protein sequence is MGAAAFGGVAAVRVVADGNARSSVDEEWLHQDRLLRRPQPAAARCMLNLVYPPCNGLCDGIAVARLLNATMVLPKFEVAAYWNESSGFADVFDVDHFIEQTRGYVEVVKDMPEEISLKEPFKVDCRKQKGHFDYVETVLPALLQHRYISLTPAMSQRKDRYPSHAKACYCQGCYNALKLNKKVEAKAMELLQAIPKPFLSLHLRFEPDMVAYSRCEYSALSSKSLDAIEAARGEDRNVLVGDAAHLWRNRGKCPLTPGETAFILQALGIPTETSIYLAAGDGLMELDGFTSVYKNMYTKSSLLTHEDFERMHGNTKAALDYYVSVNSDAYATTFFGNMDKMVTAMRTMQGLQKTLVLSRRAFANYTAAGLAGDQLAKAMWDAHREDYIMGRGLALPEHCFCEFKL
- the LOC123161117 gene encoding O-fucosyltransferase 13 isoform X4, with the translated sequence MGAAAFGGVAAVRVVADGNARSVDEEWLHQDRLLRRPQPAAARCMLNLVYPPCNGLCDGIAVARLLNATMVLPKFEVAAYWNESSGFADVFDVDHFIEQTRGYVEVVKDMPEEISLKEPFKVDCRKQKGHFDYVETVLPALLQHRYISLTPAMSQRKDRYPSHAKACYCQGCYNALKLNKKVEAKAMELLQAIPKPFLSLHLRFEPDMVAYSRCEYSALSSKSLDAIEAARGEDRNVLVGDAAHLWRNRGKCPLTPGETAFILQALGIPTETSIYLAAGDGLMELDGFTSVYKNMYTKSSLLTHEDFERMHGNTKAALDYYVSVNSDAYATTFFGNMDKMVTAMRTMQGLQKTLVLSRRAFANYTAAGLAGDQLAKAMWDAHREDYIMGRGLALPEHCFCEFKL
- the LOC123161118 gene encoding OVARIAN TUMOR DOMAIN-containing deubiquitinating enzyme 1, whose amino-acid sequence is MKVDDAKGLSAKRHALPFFSPAARSPTATKAKVSSARIEAVVSNSVRSPHPQPDAHPHPPTRDAKLAREAADASARKRKAADGGDTGAAAPAPEDAAMGDAPPPAPAPPVEGGGSDGAGPDPNSHRLSPETVSVELSMGGDYYHACCGDPDPDPKPEGPQVPYIGNKEPLSALAAEFQSGSPILQEKIKLLGEQYDALRRTRGDGNCFYRSFMFSYLEHILETQDRAEVERILKNIEQCKKTLSGLGYIEFTFEDFFSMFIEELQNVLQGHETSIGPEELLERTRDQTTSDYVVMFFRFVTSGEIQRRAEFFEPFISGLTNSTVAQFCKSSVEPMGEESDHVHIIALSDALGVPIRVMYLDRSSCDTGNLSVNHHDFIPATNSSEGDAAMGLNPAEEKPYITLLYRPGHYDILYPK